One Pseudomonas rhizophila DNA window includes the following coding sequences:
- a CDS encoding pyridoxal phosphate-dependent aminotransferase yields MRFSDLTRRITGDGAAAWQIHDRALAMREQGMDVLLLSVGDPDFDTPRAIIDAAVTSLRAGDTHYSDVRGLHTLRASIARRHRQRCGQPVGAGHVTVLPGAQCGVYAVAQCLLNPGDEVIIAEPMYVTYEAVFGACGAKVLPVAVRPENAFRVDPADVARLITPRTRAMLLNSPNNPSGTSLPLSTWQALAQLCIEHDLWLISDEVYSDLLYEGEHISPASLPGMAERTATINSLSKSHAMTGWRIGWVIGPEPLAEHLANLSLCMLFGLPDFVQRAAQVALEQDLPEVAQMHEEYRQRRDLVCAMLDGCPGLKPVRPDGGMFVMVDVRPTGLGAQAFAERLLDGFGVAVLAGEAFGASAAGHIRIGLVVGQPQLKEACHRITRCAAGTLEQAQA; encoded by the coding sequence ATGCGCTTTTCAGATTTGACCCGCCGCATCACCGGCGACGGCGCCGCCGCGTGGCAGATTCACGATCGGGCGCTGGCCATGCGCGAGCAGGGTATGGATGTATTGCTGTTATCGGTGGGCGACCCGGATTTCGACACCCCTCGCGCCATCATCGACGCCGCTGTGACCAGCCTGCGCGCCGGAGACACGCATTATTCGGACGTGCGCGGCTTGCACACCCTGCGCGCCAGCATTGCTCGGCGCCATCGCCAGCGTTGTGGCCAGCCGGTAGGCGCCGGGCATGTCACCGTGTTGCCGGGGGCGCAGTGTGGGGTCTATGCGGTTGCGCAATGTCTGCTCAACCCCGGTGATGAAGTGATCATCGCAGAACCGATGTATGTCACTTACGAAGCCGTATTTGGTGCCTGCGGAGCGAAAGTGCTGCCGGTGGCGGTGCGCCCGGAAAACGCTTTTCGGGTTGACCCGGCCGACGTCGCCCGGCTGATTACCCCCCGTACCCGGGCGATGCTGCTCAACAGCCCGAACAACCCATCCGGCACCAGCCTGCCGCTGTCCACCTGGCAAGCATTGGCGCAGTTGTGCATCGAACATGATCTGTGGCTGATCAGCGATGAGGTCTACAGCGACCTGCTGTACGAAGGCGAACACATCAGCCCGGCCAGCCTGCCGGGCATGGCCGAGCGCACCGCGACGATCAACAGCCTGTCCAAATCCCACGCCATGACCGGTTGGCGCATCGGCTGGGTGATCGGTCCCGAACCGCTGGCCGAACATCTGGCCAACCTGTCGTTGTGCATGCTGTTCGGTCTGCCGGATTTCGTCCAGCGGGCGGCCCAGGTGGCACTGGAGCAGGACTTGCCTGAAGTGGCGCAGATGCACGAGGAGTATCGCCAGCGTCGGGACCTGGTGTGCGCCATGCTTGATGGCTGTCCCGGTCTCAAGCCTGTGCGGCCCGATGGCGGCATGTTCGTGATGGTCGACGTACGCCCGACCGGCCTCGGTGCCCAGGCATTTGCCGAGCGGCTGCTGGACGGCTTTGGTGTGGCGGTGCTGGCGGGCGAGGCGTTCGGGGCGAGCGCGGCGGGGCATATACGGATTGGCCTGGTGGTTGGCCAGCCACAACTCAAGGAGGCCTGCCATCGGATCACCCGTTGCGCGGCGGGAACACTGGAGCAAGCCCAAGCTTGA
- a CDS encoding glycerate kinase gives MKIVIAPDSFKDSLSAQGVADAVAQGLAQVWPDAQLIKCPMADGGEGTVESVLAACNGQWRRSWVKGPLGASVEARWGWLPDSHTAIIEMAEASGLQLVPPGQRDACSSSTYGTGELIRAVLDEGAGRVILAIGGSATNDGGAGAMQALGVALLDQHNRPLPPGGLALAELARIDLSKMDPRLAQVNFEIAADVDNPLCGPHGASAIFGPQKGASPEQVQQLDQALGHFAEHCAQALNKDVRDEPGSGAAGGLGFAAKAFLGAHFRSGVDVVAQLTGLAEAINGADLVITGEGRFDAQTLRGKTPFGVARIARQHGVPVVVIAGTLGEGYQALYEHGIEAAFALVSGPMTLQEACGDAPRLLTERARDIARLWRVAAR, from the coding sequence ATGAAAATAGTCATCGCCCCCGACTCGTTCAAGGACAGCCTGAGCGCCCAGGGCGTGGCCGATGCTGTCGCCCAAGGCCTGGCCCAGGTCTGGCCGGATGCACAGTTGATCAAGTGCCCGATGGCCGACGGCGGGGAGGGCACGGTGGAGTCGGTGCTGGCGGCCTGCAACGGGCAGTGGCGGCGCAGTTGGGTGAAAGGTCCGCTGGGGGCCAGCGTCGAAGCGCGTTGGGGCTGGTTGCCCGACAGCCACACCGCGATCATTGAAATGGCCGAGGCCAGCGGCTTGCAGCTGGTACCTCCTGGGCAACGTGATGCCTGTTCCAGCAGTACCTACGGCACCGGCGAGCTGATTCGCGCCGTCCTGGACGAAGGCGCCGGGCGCGTGATCCTGGCCATCGGCGGCAGCGCCACCAACGACGGCGGTGCCGGCGCGATGCAGGCCCTGGGCGTGGCCCTGCTGGATCAACACAACCGACCGCTTCCACCGGGCGGCCTGGCTTTAGCCGAACTGGCCCGCATCGACTTGAGCAAGATGGACCCGCGCCTGGCTCAGGTAAATTTCGAGATCGCCGCCGATGTCGATAACCCGTTGTGCGGCCCTCACGGCGCTTCAGCGATTTTCGGCCCGCAGAAAGGGGCATCCCCTGAGCAGGTACAGCAACTGGACCAGGCGCTGGGGCATTTCGCTGAACACTGTGCCCAGGCGTTGAACAAGGATGTACGCGACGAACCGGGCAGCGGCGCCGCCGGAGGGCTGGGGTTCGCCGCCAAGGCGTTTCTGGGCGCGCACTTTCGCAGCGGCGTGGACGTCGTCGCCCAGTTGACCGGGCTGGCCGAGGCGATCAACGGCGCTGACCTGGTGATCACCGGCGAAGGCCGTTTCGACGCCCAGACCTTGCGTGGCAAGACCCCCTTTGGCGTGGCGCGCATCGCCCGCCAGCATGGCGTACCCGTGGTGGTCATCGCCGGCACGCTGGGGGAGGGTTATCAGGCGCTGTATGAGCACGGCATCGAAGCAGCCTTTGCCCTGGTCAGCGGGCCGATGACCCTGCAGGAGGCCTGTGGCGACGCGCCACGCCTGCTGACTGAACGAGCCCGGGACATCGCCCGGCTTTGGCGAGTGGCCGCCCGATAG
- a CDS encoding aldo/keto reductase: protein MSYRTLGHSGLQVSTLTLGTMMFGEQTSTEDSLRIIDKAWDQGINFIDTADVYTNGRSEEIVGEAIASHRHEWVLATKVGFGPPDGVPNRSGLSRKHIFNGIEASLTRLGTDYLDIYYLHREDHNTPLEVTVSAIGDLIRQGKIRYWGLSNYRGWRIAEVIRIADRLGIDRPVISQPLYNIVNRQAETEQITAAQNYGLGVVPFSPLARGVLSGKYAPDVAPDANSRAGRQDKRILETEWRVESLRIAQQIQQYTQERGVGIVEFAIAWVLNNRAVTSAIVGPRTEEQWDGYTKAQSVTITAEDEAFIDSLVTPGHASTPGFNDVGHFVPGRVARTS from the coding sequence ATGAGCTACCGCACGCTAGGCCATTCCGGGTTGCAAGTCTCGACATTGACTCTGGGCACCATGATGTTCGGCGAACAGACCAGCACCGAGGATTCGCTGCGGATCATCGACAAGGCCTGGGACCAGGGCATCAATTTCATCGACACCGCAGACGTCTACACCAACGGTCGTTCCGAAGAGATCGTCGGCGAGGCGATTGCCAGTCACCGTCATGAATGGGTGCTGGCCACCAAGGTCGGCTTCGGCCCACCAGATGGTGTCCCCAACCGCAGCGGCCTGAGTCGCAAGCACATTTTCAATGGCATCGAGGCCAGCCTGACGCGCCTGGGCACCGATTACCTGGACATCTATTACCTGCACCGCGAAGACCACAACACCCCGCTTGAGGTCACGGTGTCGGCCATCGGTGACTTGATTCGTCAGGGCAAGATCCGCTACTGGGGCCTGTCGAACTACCGTGGCTGGCGCATCGCCGAGGTGATTCGAATCGCCGATCGCCTGGGCATCGACCGGCCGGTAATCAGCCAACCGCTGTACAACATCGTCAATCGCCAGGCCGAAACCGAGCAGATCACCGCCGCGCAGAACTATGGCCTCGGTGTGGTGCCTTTCAGCCCCCTCGCCCGCGGGGTGCTCAGTGGCAAGTACGCACCGGACGTGGCACCGGACGCCAACAGTCGCGCCGGTCGCCAGGACAAACGCATCCTGGAAACCGAATGGCGGGTCGAGTCCCTGCGCATCGCCCAACAGATCCAGCAATACACCCAGGAACGCGGCGTGGGCATTGTCGAGTTCGCCATTGCCTGGGTGCTGAACAACCGCGCCGTCACCTCGGCCATCGTCGGACCGCGCACCGAGGAACAATGGGATGGCTACACCAAGGCGCAGTCGGTGACGATCACGGCCGAAGATGAAGCCTTCATCGATTCGCTGGTGACCCCGGGGCATGCCTCGACGCCAGGCTTCAATGACGTGGGCCACTTCGTACCGGGGCGTGTGGCGCGTACGTCATAA
- the rarD gene encoding EamA family transporter RarD, whose protein sequence is MSKGIVLSVSASVLFAVMYYYTSLLSPLTGVEIFGWRMLLTMPCMTVFMLVAKEWNLVTALGRRLIATPRLLLGAMASSALMGAQLWLFMWAPLNGYSLDVSLGYFLLPLSMVLTGRLVYGERLSYLQKIAVFFATLGVVNELYQVGGFSWATLLVVVGYPIYFILRKRLGTDNLGGLWLDMTLMLPLALWFVHNGEQGFAVFDQYPWLSLLIPLLGVISASALVAYIVASRLLPFSLFGLLSYVEPVLLLGVALLLGESIQASEWLTYIPIWLAVAVLVLEGFKHLMRQRRRT, encoded by the coding sequence GTGTCCAAAGGCATCGTTCTATCGGTCTCGGCCTCTGTGCTGTTCGCCGTCATGTATTACTACACCTCCCTGCTCTCGCCGCTGACCGGCGTGGAAATCTTCGGTTGGCGCATGCTGCTGACGATGCCCTGCATGACGGTGTTCATGCTGGTGGCAAAGGAGTGGAACCTGGTAACGGCGCTCGGTCGGCGCCTGATCGCCACGCCGCGTCTGTTGCTCGGTGCCATGGCGTCTTCGGCGTTGATGGGCGCGCAGCTGTGGCTGTTCATGTGGGCGCCCCTCAACGGCTACAGCCTGGACGTGTCGCTGGGGTATTTTTTGTTGCCGCTGTCGATGGTTCTGACCGGGCGCCTCGTCTATGGCGAGCGCCTGTCCTACCTGCAGAAAATCGCCGTGTTCTTCGCCACCCTCGGCGTGGTCAACGAGTTGTACCAGGTGGGTGGGTTTTCCTGGGCAACACTGTTGGTGGTGGTGGGTTATCCGATCTACTTCATCCTGCGCAAACGCCTGGGGACTGACAACCTGGGCGGGTTGTGGCTGGACATGACCCTGATGCTGCCGCTGGCGCTCTGGTTCGTACACAATGGGGAGCAGGGTTTCGCTGTTTTCGACCAGTACCCTTGGCTGTCGCTGCTGATCCCGTTGCTCGGGGTGATCAGTGCTTCGGCGCTGGTGGCCTACATCGTTGCCAGCCGGTTGCTGCCGTTCAGCCTGTTCGGGCTGTTGAGCTATGTCGAACCGGTGTTGCTGCTGGGCGTTGCCCTGCTGCTGGGAGAAAGCATCCAGGCCAGTGAATGGCTGACCTACATTCCCATCTGGCTGGCCGTGGCAGTGCTGGTGCTCGAAGGGTTCAAGCATCTGATGCGCCAGCGACGCCGGACCTGA
- the hppD gene encoding 4-hydroxyphenylpyruvate dioxygenase, with amino-acid sequence MADLYENPMGLMGFEFIEFASPTPNTLEPIFEIMGFTKVASHRSKDVHLYRQGAINLILNNEPHSVASYFAAEHGPSVCGMAFRVKDSQQAYKRALELGAQPIHIETGPMELNLPAIKGIGGAPLYLIDRFGEGSSIYDIDFVFLEGVDRNPVGAGLKIIDHLTHNVYRGRMAYWAGFYEKLFNFREIRYFDIKGEYTGLTSKAMTAPDGMIRIPLNEESSKGAGQIEEFLMQFNGEGIQHVAFLTDDLIKTWDQLKSIGMRFMTAPPDTYYEMLEGRLPNHGEPVDELQARGILLDGASEQGDKRLLLQIFSETLMGPVFFEFIQRKGDDGFGEGNFKALFESIERDQVRRGVLATE; translated from the coding sequence ATGGCAGATCTATACGAAAACCCGATGGGCCTGATGGGCTTTGAATTCATCGAATTCGCATCCCCCACACCCAATACCCTGGAGCCGATCTTCGAGATCATGGGCTTCACCAAAGTGGCCAGCCACCGCTCCAAGGACGTGCACCTGTATCGCCAGGGCGCGATCAACCTGATCCTCAACAACGAGCCCCACAGCGTGGCCTCGTACTTCGCCGCCGAACATGGGCCGTCGGTGTGCGGCATGGCATTCCGGGTCAAGGATTCGCAACAGGCCTACAAGCGCGCCCTGGAACTCGGCGCCCAGCCGATTCACATCGAAACCGGTCCGATGGAGCTGAACCTGCCGGCAATCAAAGGCATCGGCGGCGCGCCGCTGTACCTGATCGACCGTTTTGGTGAAGGCAGCTCCATCTACGACATCGACTTCGTGTTCCTCGAAGGCGTTGACCGCAACCCGGTGGGCGCGGGCCTGAAAATCATCGACCACCTGACCCACAACGTGTATCGCGGGCGAATGGCCTACTGGGCCGGCTTCTACGAGAAGCTGTTCAACTTCCGCGAGATCCGTTACTTCGACATCAAGGGCGAATACACCGGCCTGACCTCCAAGGCCATGACCGCCCCGGATGGCATGATCCGCATCCCGCTGAACGAGGAATCGTCCAAGGGCGCCGGGCAGATCGAAGAATTTCTGATGCAGTTCAACGGTGAAGGCATCCAGCACGTGGCCTTCCTGACCGATGACCTGATCAAAACCTGGGACCAGCTTAAAAGCATCGGCATGCGCTTCATGACCGCGCCGCCGGACACCTACTACGAAATGCTCGAAGGTCGCCTGCCGAACCACGGCGAGCCGGTGGATGAACTGCAAGCGCGGGGCATTTTGCTGGACGGCGCTTCCGAACAGGGCGACAAGCGTCTGCTGTTGCAGATTTTCTCGGAAACCCTGATGGGGCCGGTGTTCTTCGAATTCATCCAGCGCAAGGGCGACGATGGCTTCGGCGAAGGCAACTTCAAGGCGTTGTTCGAGTCCATCGAGCGTGACCAGGTGCGGCGTGGTGTGTTGGCTACTGAGTAA